Proteins found in one Bacillus marinisedimentorum genomic segment:
- the fabF gene encoding beta-ketoacyl-ACP synthase II, whose translation MEKRRVVVTGLGAVTPLGLDAEASWQNAIKGVNGVGELTRVDKEQFSSKVAAEINDFDIEDYIDRKSARRMDRFTHFALAASLMAVKDANLDISGELAERTGVWIGSGIGGMETWEEQHATFLKKGARRVSPFFVPMMIPDMAAGQVSIALGAKGINSCTVTACATGTNSIGDAFKVIQRGDADVMVTGGAEAPLSNMAFAGFGRMTALSTNPDPESASRPFDADRDGFVMGEGAGILILESLESAKKRGAKIYAEIVGYGSTADAHHITEPAPGGEGGVRAMRQAIADSGLKPEEISYMNAHGTSTPYNDKYETAAIKEVFGDHAYKMTVSSTKSMTGHLLGAAGAVEAIFSIKSIQEDIIPPTINYKTADPECDLDYVPNEARKQTVQAALSNSLGFGGHNATLVFKKYND comes from the coding sequence ATGGAAAAAAGGCGTGTAGTCGTAACAGGCCTTGGAGCTGTTACACCGCTCGGCCTGGACGCTGAAGCTTCCTGGCAAAATGCAATTAAAGGAGTCAACGGAGTAGGTGAACTTACGAGGGTTGACAAAGAGCAGTTCAGTTCCAAAGTGGCTGCAGAAATCAATGACTTCGATATTGAGGACTATATTGACCGGAAGAGTGCGCGGCGGATGGACCGTTTCACCCACTTCGCCCTCGCCGCTTCCTTGATGGCAGTAAAAGATGCCAACCTTGACATTTCAGGTGAACTTGCCGAAAGGACCGGTGTGTGGATCGGTTCGGGGATCGGCGGAATGGAAACATGGGAAGAGCAGCATGCAACATTCTTGAAAAAAGGGGCGCGGCGCGTCAGCCCATTCTTTGTGCCGATGATGATTCCCGATATGGCCGCCGGACAGGTTTCCATCGCACTTGGGGCAAAAGGAATCAACTCATGTACAGTGACGGCCTGTGCGACAGGCACCAATTCGATCGGGGATGCGTTTAAAGTGATTCAGCGCGGCGATGCGGATGTAATGGTGACAGGCGGTGCCGAGGCCCCGCTATCCAACATGGCATTTGCCGGCTTTGGCCGGATGACGGCCTTATCGACGAATCCGGATCCTGAAAGTGCAAGCCGGCCGTTTGATGCGGATCGTGACGGATTTGTCATGGGGGAAGGGGCAGGCATCCTGATTCTTGAATCTCTTGAGTCGGCAAAAAAGCGCGGGGCGAAAATCTATGCTGAAATCGTCGGTTACGGCTCAACAGCAGATGCCCATCATATAACCGAACCGGCACCAGGCGGGGAAGGCGGCGTTCGGGCGATGCGCCAGGCGATTGCAGATTCCGGCCTGAAGCCTGAAGAAATCTCGTACATGAACGCACATGGTACAAGCACACCGTATAATGACAAGTATGAAACGGCTGCCATTAAAGAAGTGTTTGGCGATCATGCATACAAAATGACAGTGAGCTCTACGAAATCGATGACAGGTCATTTGCTTGGCGCGGCCGGTGCGGTTGAAGCGATTTTTTCAATTAAGTCAATCCAGGAAGATATCATACCGCCGACAATCAATTATAAAACGGCCGATCCTGAATGCGATCTGGATTACGTACCTAATGAAGCCCGTAAACAGACTGTTCAGGCTGCTTTGAGCAATTCTCTCGGTTTCGGGGGTCATAATGCCACCCTTGTTTTTAAAAAGTATAACGATTAA
- a CDS encoding beta-ketoacyl-ACP synthase III, with protein MNAGILGLGRYLPPRIVTNEDLEKIVDTSDEWVRTRTGIKERRIADENTDTSDMAEAAARDAIKSAGIAAEEIDMVLVATVTPDHPFPSVACLVQDRIGAVNAVAMDVSAACAGFMYGMATAKQFIEGGVYRNVLVIGVEKLSKITDWNDRNTAVLFGDGAGAAVIGPVSDGRGILAFELGSDGSGAKHLYQDEYIIMNGREVFKFAVRQMGESAVNVLEKAGLSKEDVDFLVPHQANIRIMEAARQRLELPIEKMSVTIDKYGNTSASSIPIAMVEELENGKIKDDDLVVMVGFGGGLTWGAVALRWGR; from the coding sequence ATGAATGCCGGCATATTGGGGTTGGGGAGGTATTTGCCGCCCCGCATTGTGACCAATGAGGATCTGGAAAAGATCGTAGATACATCAGATGAGTGGGTGAGAACACGGACAGGAATCAAAGAACGGCGTATTGCCGATGAAAATACGGATACATCTGATATGGCTGAAGCGGCAGCCCGGGATGCGATAAAGTCGGCGGGAATCGCAGCTGAAGAGATCGATATGGTTCTGGTGGCGACGGTTACGCCTGACCACCCGTTTCCTTCTGTTGCATGCCTGGTGCAAGACCGGATCGGCGCCGTCAACGCAGTGGCGATGGATGTAAGTGCTGCCTGTGCCGGGTTCATGTACGGAATGGCTACAGCCAAACAATTCATCGAAGGCGGAGTATATCGCAATGTTCTGGTCATCGGTGTGGAAAAACTTTCGAAAATCACCGACTGGAATGACCGAAATACAGCCGTTCTGTTCGGGGATGGCGCTGGCGCGGCTGTTATCGGGCCTGTATCCGATGGCCGCGGTATTCTGGCATTTGAGCTCGGGTCAGATGGATCGGGAGCGAAACACTTGTATCAGGATGAATACATCATAATGAACGGCCGGGAAGTATTTAAGTTCGCGGTCAGGCAGATGGGGGAATCTGCTGTCAATGTTCTTGAAAAAGCCGGTTTGAGTAAAGAAGATGTCGACTTTCTTGTTCCTCACCAGGCAAACATTAGGATCATGGAGGCGGCAAGGCAGAGGCTTGAACTTCCAATCGAGAAAATGTCTGTTACGATAGACAAGTACGGAAATACTTCGGCTTCTTCCATTCCAATTGCTATGGTTGAAGAACTCGAGAATGGTAAAATCAAAGATGATGATCTTGTTGTAATGGTCGGTTTTGGCGGAGGCCTTACATGGGGAGCCGTGGCCCTGCGCTGGGGCCGATGA
- a CDS encoding ComZ family protein, with protein MNQERNMMFMQIAMKYLPNAKEMMDEKGIEMNMDDLQPMLEMLLQVMDEAYELGCRDAEEAE; from the coding sequence ATGAATCAGGAACGCAACATGATGTTTATGCAGATTGCGATGAAATACTTGCCGAACGCGAAAGAGATGATGGACGAAAAAGGAATTGAAATGAATATGGATGATTTGCAGCCGATGCTTGAAATGCTTCTTCAGGTTATGGATGAAGCGTATGAACTGGGCTGCCGTGATGCCGAAGAGGCCGAGTGA
- a CDS encoding BMP family ABC transporter substrate-binding protein, with protein MYKLLSLFLVITLLSTGCQSSEGKLKNVGLLVPDTINDQVWGSKGYKGLLKIQSTFDTEVYYKEKMNSQAAVTKAVQEFSNQGVNLIFGHGSEYAYYFKRIHQDHPNIHFIVFNGDVDGENITSVNFSAHAMGFFGGIIAGGMTETNKIGVIAAYEWQPEVNGFFEGVLYENSEADVSIRFTQSWDDKEIAVKMVNEMIDSGVDVVYPAGDAFNVPVIERLKEEGLYAIGYVSDQADLGKNTVLTSTVQNVVGIYESVARDFNEGNLKSGNLYYDFQEEAIAMGRYSPLVPRQLKKKVEAAVSVYKETGSLPNQ; from the coding sequence ATGTACAAACTTCTCAGTCTTTTTCTAGTAATTACCCTGTTATCGACAGGCTGCCAGTCTTCTGAGGGCAAACTTAAAAACGTAGGGCTTCTTGTTCCGGACACGATCAATGACCAGGTATGGGGAAGCAAAGGGTATAAAGGCTTACTGAAAATACAATCGACATTTGACACGGAAGTTTATTATAAAGAAAAAATGAATTCACAGGCAGCAGTCACGAAAGCTGTTCAAGAGTTCAGCAATCAGGGCGTCAATTTGATTTTCGGACACGGCAGTGAATATGCTTACTACTTTAAGCGCATTCACCAGGACCATCCGAATATCCATTTCATCGTATTTAATGGCGATGTAGACGGGGAGAATATAACGAGCGTCAATTTCAGCGCACATGCCATGGGCTTTTTTGGCGGCATTATCGCCGGTGGAATGACGGAGACAAACAAGATAGGTGTCATCGCGGCTTACGAATGGCAGCCAGAAGTGAACGGCTTTTTTGAAGGTGTACTCTATGAAAACAGTGAAGCGGATGTATCGATCCGCTTTACACAGTCATGGGATGATAAGGAAATTGCTGTCAAGATGGTCAATGAAATGATCGACAGCGGCGTGGATGTAGTTTACCCTGCCGGCGATGCATTCAATGTACCAGTAATCGAGCGATTGAAAGAAGAAGGGCTTTATGCCATTGGCTATGTATCAGACCAGGCTGACCTCGGCAAAAACACCGTATTGACGTCTACTGTCCAAAATGTTGTCGGCATTTATGAGTCAGTCGCCCGCGATTTTAATGAAGGAAACCTCAAATCAGGCAACTTGTATTACGATTTCCAGGAAGAAGCGATCGCGATGGGGCGGTACAGTCCGCTTGTACCCCGACAATTGAAAAAGAAAGTAGAAGCGGCTGTTTCTGTTTATAAAGAAACAGGCTCCCTTCCGAACCAGTGA
- a CDS encoding YjzD family protein: MRYFWTFFWSLLLSHMTVYVVGSMNGTGYSFIQGIVLAIFFSLAAIFLGDGLLSDDTQS, encoded by the coding sequence GTGCGATATTTTTGGACATTTTTCTGGTCTTTACTGCTTAGCCATATGACTGTTTATGTGGTAGGAAGCATGAACGGCACTGGGTACAGCTTTATTCAAGGGATTGTACTTGCCATTTTCTTCAGCCTGGCAGCCATTTTCCTTGGAGATGGCTTGCTCAGCGATGACACGCAATCCTAA
- the clpB gene encoding ATP-dependent chaperone ClpB → MDLNKFTQKSQEAVMDAQSLAIKHEHQQVDVEHLLLALLGQKEGLAGRIFERMGISSGNMEERLSALLDKKPQVSGSAAAAGNIYITAPLQKLLVQAEDEMKKLEDEYISVEHLLLAASSVEHDGTSRLFREFGITRESLLKAMMEVRGNQRVTSQTPEVTYDALKKYGRDLVAEARGGKLDPVIGRDSEIRRVIRILSRKTKNNPVLIGEPGVGKTAIVEGLAQRIIRRDVPEGLKDKIVFSLDMSALVAGAKYRGEFEERLKAVLQEVKKSDGRILLFIDELHTIVGAGKSEGAMDAGNMLKPMLARGELHCIGATTLDEYRQHIEKDPALERRFQQVQVSEPDVEDTVSILRGLKERFEIHHGVNIHDSALVSAAVLSNRYITDRFLPDKAIDLVDEACAMIRTEIDSMPSELDEVTRRIMQLEIEEAALTKEKDEASQLRLQAIQKELADLKEEAGAMKARWEEEKKEIGMVQELRESLEKARRELEDAEQKYDLNKAAELRHGRIPQLEKQLRDTEAQLEQKRKDTRLLREEVSEEEIADIVSRWTGIPVSRLVEGEREKLLKLEDILHERVIGQEEAVERVSDAVIRARAGIKDPKRPIGSFLFLGPTGVGKTELARTLADTLFDSEEQMIRIDMSEYMEKHAVSRLIGAPPGYVGYEEGGQLTEAVRRRPYSVILLDEVEKAHPDVFNLLLQMLDDGQLTDSKGRRVDFKNTVIIMTSNIGSDYLLEGLTADGEISGTTRKQVLGELRRKFRPEFLNRIDDTVLFKPLTKDEIKKIVVKMAGDLAERLEDRRIKLTITDAAREFIAEQGYDPVYGARPLKRFIQRNVETKAARELIKGALQDGDNLVVDADGEEIIIKKRP, encoded by the coding sequence ATGGATTTGAATAAGTTTACGCAAAAGTCACAGGAAGCGGTTATGGATGCACAATCACTGGCAATCAAGCACGAGCATCAGCAAGTGGATGTAGAGCACTTGCTTCTTGCCCTGCTCGGTCAGAAAGAAGGTCTGGCCGGCAGGATATTTGAACGGATGGGCATCAGCAGCGGCAATATGGAGGAAAGGCTTTCGGCCCTTCTGGACAAGAAGCCGCAAGTATCTGGGTCGGCAGCAGCGGCCGGAAACATATATATCACTGCCCCTTTGCAAAAATTGCTCGTCCAGGCAGAAGATGAAATGAAAAAGCTTGAGGATGAATACATTTCTGTCGAACATCTATTGCTCGCTGCCTCATCAGTTGAGCATGATGGCACTTCACGGCTGTTCAGAGAATTCGGCATTACGCGGGAAAGTCTTTTGAAAGCGATGATGGAGGTGCGCGGCAACCAGCGGGTCACAAGCCAGACACCGGAAGTCACCTACGATGCTTTGAAAAAGTATGGCCGCGACCTTGTTGCTGAAGCGCGGGGCGGCAAACTCGATCCGGTGATCGGCAGGGACAGCGAAATCAGAAGGGTCATCCGTATCCTGTCCAGGAAAACGAAGAACAATCCTGTCCTGATCGGTGAACCCGGTGTCGGGAAAACGGCAATTGTCGAAGGGCTCGCACAGCGAATCATCCGACGGGACGTGCCGGAAGGATTAAAGGATAAAATTGTGTTTTCCCTCGATATGAGCGCACTTGTCGCCGGTGCGAAATACCGGGGTGAATTCGAAGAACGGCTGAAAGCTGTCCTGCAGGAAGTGAAAAAGAGCGACGGCCGGATCCTGCTGTTCATCGATGAACTCCATACGATTGTCGGAGCCGGAAAATCGGAAGGTGCGATGGATGCCGGCAACATGCTCAAGCCAATGCTTGCGCGCGGGGAATTGCATTGTATCGGAGCAACCACCCTTGACGAATACCGGCAGCACATTGAAAAAGATCCGGCACTCGAGCGCCGCTTTCAGCAGGTCCAGGTAAGCGAACCGGACGTTGAAGATACAGTATCGATTTTAAGGGGATTAAAAGAACGCTTTGAAATCCATCACGGCGTCAACATCCATGACAGTGCCCTGGTCAGTGCCGCTGTCCTGTCCAACCGCTATATTACGGACCGTTTTCTGCCGGATAAAGCAATTGACCTGGTGGATGAAGCTTGTGCAATGATCCGTACAGAAATCGACTCAATGCCGAGCGAACTTGATGAAGTGACGAGGAGAATCATGCAGCTTGAAATTGAAGAAGCTGCCCTTACGAAGGAAAAAGATGAAGCCAGCCAGTTGCGTCTTCAGGCCATTCAAAAAGAACTTGCCGACCTGAAAGAAGAGGCGGGAGCGATGAAGGCCCGCTGGGAAGAAGAGAAAAAGGAAATCGGCATGGTGCAGGAATTGCGCGAGTCGCTTGAAAAAGCTCGCCGGGAATTAGAGGACGCCGAACAAAAATACGACTTGAACAAAGCAGCCGAACTGAGGCACGGGAGGATTCCTCAGCTTGAAAAACAATTGCGGGATACAGAAGCCCAGCTTGAACAAAAGCGGAAGGATACCCGGCTGCTTCGGGAGGAAGTATCAGAAGAGGAGATTGCCGATATCGTTTCACGCTGGACAGGAATTCCGGTATCACGGCTTGTGGAAGGGGAACGTGAAAAACTGCTGAAGCTTGAGGACATCCTCCATGAACGTGTAATCGGACAGGAGGAAGCAGTTGAACGCGTCAGCGATGCAGTCATCCGCGCCCGTGCCGGCATTAAGGATCCGAAGCGGCCAATCGGCTCATTCCTGTTCCTCGGCCCTACCGGTGTAGGTAAAACAGAATTAGCACGTACGCTTGCCGATACTCTTTTCGACAGTGAAGAGCAGATGATCCGCATTGATATGTCTGAGTACATGGAGAAACATGCTGTCAGCCGCCTGATCGGAGCTCCTCCAGGATATGTGGGATATGAAGAAGGGGGCCAACTGACTGAAGCGGTAAGGCGCAGGCCATATTCAGTCATCTTGCTCGATGAAGTGGAAAAAGCCCATCCCGATGTTTTCAATCTGCTTCTGCAAATGCTTGACGACGGCCAATTGACTGATTCAAAAGGACGGCGCGTTGATTTTAAAAATACGGTCATCATCATGACTTCAAATATCGGCTCGGACTATTTGCTTGAAGGCCTGACAGCCGACGGGGAAATCAGCGGGACAACGAGAAAACAGGTGCTCGGTGAATTGCGCCGCAAGTTCCGCCCGGAATTCTTGAACCGGATTGATGACACGGTTCTATTCAAGCCGCTGACCAAAGATGAAATTAAAAAAATTGTCGTTAAAATGGCAGGTGACCTTGCCGAACGGCTTGAAGACAGGCGCATCAAGTTGACGATCACAGATGCCGCAAGAGAATTCATTGCCGAACAGGGCTATGATCCGGTATACGGGGCCAGGCCGCTGAAACGGTTCATTCAGAGGAATGTTGAAACGAAAGCGGCCCGGGAACTGATTAAAGGGGCTTTGCAGGATGGCGACAATCTTGTTGTGGATGCTGACGGAGAAGAAATTATCATTAAAAAACGCCCATAA
- a CDS encoding YjzC family protein → MGQQHQFNPGDKAPNNGVYVEIGETGSMVLKPKSVHLSKGDTFPETSNHNRKWSYKRKP, encoded by the coding sequence GTGGGACAGCAGCATCAATTCAACCCGGGAGATAAAGCACCCAACAATGGAGTATATGTGGAAATCGGGGAAACGGGCAGTATGGTGTTAAAGCCGAAGTCGGTTCATCTCAGTAAAGGGGACACCTTCCCTGAAACCTCTAACCATAACCGGAAATGGTCATATAAACGTAAGCCTTGA
- a CDS encoding undecaprenyl-diphosphate phosphatase, which produces MGLENTWIILKYLFLGIFQGFTEPIPISSSGHLVIAQEMLGIDLPGLTFEVLVNFASLLAVLLIYRKDLIRLIINGLSFITTRSDRARSDFNFILYLIIGTIPAGVIGVLFGDYISDKLAGIKTVGITLLVTGLALWIIRKMRGHRLDADLSFLDAIIVGLAQAVALIPGISRSGATIVAAMGLGMNQETALRFSFLLFIPISVGTMVFSFSDLMNTPDLGSMWVPYTVAFIGSLVASYFSLKWFMNVMAKGNLIIFAVYCFVAGTAVLLFS; this is translated from the coding sequence GTGGGATTAGAAAATACCTGGATTATACTAAAATATTTGTTCCTTGGAATTTTCCAGGGATTCACAGAACCGATTCCGATTTCATCAAGCGGTCACCTTGTCATTGCGCAGGAGATGCTTGGAATCGACCTTCCCGGGTTGACATTTGAAGTGCTTGTCAACTTCGCATCACTGCTTGCTGTATTGCTTATTTACCGGAAAGATTTGATCCGGCTTATCATAAACGGTTTATCCTTTATTACAACCCGCTCCGATCGGGCACGCAGTGATTTTAATTTTATTCTCTATTTGATCATCGGAACGATTCCTGCGGGAGTCATCGGTGTTTTGTTCGGTGATTATATTTCCGACAAGCTTGCCGGAATCAAAACTGTCGGCATAACGCTGCTGGTCACCGGTCTTGCATTATGGATCATCCGAAAAATGCGCGGTCACCGGCTCGATGCCGATCTTTCTTTCCTTGATGCAATCATAGTCGGCCTTGCCCAGGCAGTGGCCCTCATCCCTGGAATCAGCCGTTCAGGGGCCACAATTGTCGCGGCAATGGGTCTCGGCATGAACCAGGAAACGGCACTTCGCTTTTCTTTTTTGCTGTTCATCCCGATAAGTGTTGGTACGATGGTATTTTCCTTTTCCGATTTAATGAATACACCTGATCTTGGGAGCATGTGGGTTCCGTACACTGTAGCTTTCATTGGTTCACTTGTCGCTTCTTATTTCTCCTTAAAGTGGTTTATGAACGTAATGGCAAAAGGCAACTTGATCATTTTTGCTGTCTACTGCTTTGTCGCAGGGACAGCCGTACTGTTATTTTCATAA
- a CDS encoding Crp/Fnr family transcriptional regulator produces MNEITARNSKLSSQLIDLLQSVNHTLEIEKGCFLFQEGTEANELFILNSGRIQVSKVSADGRELTFRLCGPGDIIGELTLFSEGAKHLLNARALEDGEVSVINKDELEAKLLENSVLAFEFMKWMSEHFRRTQTKLRDLVLHGKKGALYSTLVRMSNSYGYEKKDGILIDLPFTNQELANFAGTARESVNRMLGDLRKKGIISVNKGKITIHDLQYIKDEINCEDCPADLCNID; encoded by the coding sequence ATGAATGAAATAACAGCAAGAAACAGCAAGTTATCGTCACAGTTGATTGATCTGCTGCAGTCTGTTAACCATACATTAGAAATTGAAAAAGGATGCTTTCTTTTTCAGGAAGGAACAGAAGCAAATGAACTCTTCATCTTGAATTCAGGACGCATCCAGGTCAGTAAGGTGAGTGCTGACGGGCGGGAGTTGACCTTCAGGCTGTGCGGGCCAGGTGATATTATCGGAGAACTTACCCTGTTTTCAGAGGGCGCGAAACATTTACTGAATGCTCGTGCACTTGAGGATGGGGAAGTGTCCGTCATTAATAAAGACGAACTTGAGGCTAAGCTGCTTGAAAACAGCGTATTGGCATTTGAATTCATGAAATGGATGAGCGAGCACTTCCGCCGCACCCAGACGAAGCTCAGGGATCTCGTGCTCCACGGCAAAAAAGGAGCGCTTTACTCAACGCTGGTCCGAATGTCGAACAGTTACGGGTATGAAAAAAAGGATGGCATCCTGATTGACTTGCCCTTCACAAACCAGGAGCTTGCCAACTTTGCAGGCACGGCACGGGAAAGTGTCAACCGCATGCTTGGCGACCTCCGTAAAAAAGGGATCATTTCCGTCAATAAAGGGAAAATTACCATCCATGATCTTCAATATATTAAAGACGAAATAAACTGTGAAGATTGTCCGGCCGACTTATGCAACATAGACTAA